The Acidobacteriota bacterium genome window below encodes:
- a CDS encoding ABC transporter ATP-binding protein, whose protein sequence is MGILDIKACTKRFGGLVAVKDLNMSLQPGDLYGLIGPNGAGKTTIFNLITGVYAPDEGSIVLDGMAIHRRKPSAIARLGMSRTFQNIRLFQSMTVLENVKLARHMRKRQGLLDAIVRTDQLKEEEKEVEHDAFELLKIFNLDARAHELARNLPYGSQRRLEITRALATKPKVLLLDEPAAGMNPQEARELMRLIQWSRDQFQITILLVEHNMQVVMGVCEKIQVVDYGETIALGSPREIQDDPKVIEAYLGGA, encoded by the coding sequence ATGGGCATTCTGGACATCAAGGCCTGCACGAAACGGTTCGGCGGACTGGTCGCCGTCAAGGACCTGAACATGTCCCTTCAGCCGGGCGACCTCTATGGCCTGATCGGGCCGAATGGTGCGGGCAAGACCACGATCTTCAATTTGATCACGGGCGTCTACGCGCCCGACGAAGGCTCCATCGTGCTCGATGGGATGGCGATCCATAGGCGGAAGCCCTCCGCCATCGCGCGGTTGGGGATGTCGCGGACATTCCAGAACATCCGCTTGTTTCAGAGCATGACCGTTCTCGAAAATGTGAAGCTCGCCCGGCACATGCGGAAAAGGCAGGGATTGCTGGATGCGATCGTGCGCACCGATCAGTTGAAAGAGGAAGAGAAAGAAGTCGAGCACGATGCCTTCGAGCTGCTGAAGATATTTAATCTCGACGCGCGGGCGCATGAGCTGGCTCGCAACCTCCCCTACGGCTCGCAGCGGCGCCTGGAGATCACTCGCGCGCTGGCGACCAAACCCAAAGTGTTGCTGCTCGATGAGCCGGCGGCGGGCATGAATCCGCAGGAAGCGCGCGAGCTGATGCGATTGATCCAGTGGAGCCGCGACCAGTTCCAGATTACGATCCTGCTGGTCGAGCACAACATGCAGGTGGTGATGGGCGTGTGCGAGAAAATCCAGGTGGTCGATTACGGCGAAACCATCGCGCTCGGCAGTCCGCGGGAAATTCAGGACGATCCGAAGGTGATCGAAGCCTACCTTGGGGGAGCCTAA
- a CDS encoding FAD-binding protein, whose protein sequence is MLLTNIPALDGSLKTDEATRQAFSMDLCRNVQRVPLAVLQPASGSDVVKIVRYANECNLKVAVRGQAHSRWGQTLAQDGIVIDSSTLNMVSVSDAGVAEAQTGAYWNDVVQPSLARGLVPPTLGTCLKLSVGGVLNVGGYSNSSHLHGGIVDNVLELEVVTGDGRLLECSARHNPELFEMTLGGMGNVAVMVRAKIRLMPAPEQVVRQDLFYDDLAAFVTDASHLARSQLFDHLNSRATRRSDGCWVYSINVGKFYHRGQEPEWTILPEGLARKENLSFSFRSEPLRAAFVDYLDREVGKNSADLESRRTNPRREPSIAMIFPASATKEFMEYLAATPADMGALADFQLNAYNVRLHQRPLYKFPDEDVAFGFWLYPRNVALDDDAAFQNALEVNQRMLERMRAVGGKAYLPYAPYQTAQEWQEHYGSEVWKRLQVAMQAYDPNRVLGPSLGAFD, encoded by the coding sequence ATGTTGCTCACCAATATTCCTGCTCTTGATGGCTCCCTAAAAACAGACGAGGCAACCCGGCAGGCGTTTTCCATGGACCTTTGCCGCAATGTGCAACGAGTACCCTTGGCGGTGTTGCAGCCTGCCTCGGGGAGCGATGTGGTGAAGATCGTCCGCTATGCCAATGAGTGCAACCTGAAGGTAGCCGTGCGCGGGCAGGCGCATTCCCGCTGGGGACAGACGCTCGCGCAGGACGGCATCGTCATCGACTCCAGCACCTTGAATATGGTCTCGGTGTCCGATGCGGGAGTGGCCGAGGCGCAGACTGGCGCTTATTGGAATGATGTGGTCCAGCCAAGTCTCGCGCGTGGCTTGGTTCCGCCCACGCTCGGTACTTGCCTGAAGTTGTCTGTCGGAGGCGTTCTCAACGTAGGCGGGTACAGCAATAGCTCGCACCTCCACGGCGGCATCGTGGACAATGTATTGGAACTTGAAGTGGTAACTGGTGACGGCAGACTTCTCGAATGCTCGGCGCGGCACAACCCGGAATTATTCGAGATGACCCTCGGCGGCATGGGGAATGTCGCCGTCATGGTGCGCGCCAAGATCAGGCTCATGCCCGCGCCGGAACAGGTCGTTCGCCAGGACCTTTTCTACGATGACCTCGCCGCCTTCGTGACTGACGCCAGCCACTTGGCGCGCAGCCAACTATTTGATCACTTGAATTCGCGCGCGACCCGCCGGAGCGATGGCTGCTGGGTGTACTCGATCAACGTCGGCAAGTTTTATCACCGTGGCCAGGAGCCGGAATGGACCATCCTGCCGGAGGGGTTGGCCCGTAAAGAGAATTTGTCGTTCTCGTTCCGGTCCGAGCCGCTGCGGGCCGCGTTTGTAGATTATTTGGATAGGGAAGTGGGCAAGAATTCCGCTGATCTGGAATCCCGCCGCACGAATCCGCGGCGCGAGCCCTCCATAGCGATGATCTTCCCGGCATCGGCCACCAAGGAATTCATGGAGTATTTGGCCGCCACCCCAGCGGACATGGGCGCACTAGCCGACTTTCAATTAAACGCCTACAATGTTCGCCTGCACCAGCGTCCGCTTTACAAGTTCCCCGACGAGGATGTCGCCTTCGGCTTCTGGCTCTATCCGCGCAACGTTGCGCTGGACGATGACGCGGCTTTTCAGAATGCCCTGGAGGTGAATCAGCGCATGTTGGAGCGCATGCGCGCAGTGGGCGGCAAGGCCTACCTCCCTTACGCGCCGTATCAAACAGCGCAGGAGTGGCAGGAGCACTACGGATCGGAAGTGTGGAAGCGGTTGCAGGTGGCCATGCAGGCCTATGATCCGAACCGAGTGCTTGGTCCATCTCTGGGCGCTTTCGATTAG
- a CDS encoding ABC transporter substrate-binding protein encodes MKAKLIVAMLSLAALAGISCSRPPEAATEIVIGEYGSLTGTTATFGKSTKNGIDLAIDEINKQGGVLGKQIRVVVEDDQGKPEEAQTVVTKLITRDRVVAILGEVASSRTLAAAPVAQQNRIPMITPSSTNPRVTQIGDYIFRTCFIDPFQGFVMAKFASTTLKVKNVAILRDIKNDYSVGLADVFVENFTKMGGLIVSDLSYSEGDTDFGAQLTAMKAKKPEAIFIPGYYTEVGLIARQAQKLGITIPMLGGDGWDSPKLWEIGGEALNGSYYSNHTSMDDPSPVIQKFVADYKARFNELPDSLGANAYDSARILVDAIRRAGTTESAKLRDALAQTKDFPGIAGPITIDANRNAVKPAVILRVNNGKLDFVERVTP; translated from the coding sequence ATGAAAGCCAAACTTATAGTAGCGATGCTTAGCCTCGCCGCGCTTGCAGGAATTTCGTGCTCCCGTCCGCCTGAAGCGGCCACCGAGATTGTCATTGGCGAATACGGGTCGCTGACCGGCACTACGGCGACCTTCGGCAAATCCACCAAGAACGGCATTGATTTGGCAATCGATGAAATCAATAAGCAGGGTGGCGTTCTCGGCAAACAGATCCGTGTAGTTGTTGAGGATGATCAAGGCAAGCCCGAAGAGGCGCAGACTGTGGTCACTAAGCTGATCACGCGCGATCGCGTTGTCGCCATTCTCGGCGAGGTGGCGTCCTCGCGCACTCTGGCCGCCGCGCCTGTTGCTCAGCAAAACAGGATTCCGATGATCACCCCATCCTCCACCAATCCCCGAGTTACCCAGATTGGCGATTACATTTTCCGCACCTGCTTCATTGACCCGTTTCAGGGGTTCGTGATGGCCAAGTTTGCCAGTACCACATTGAAGGTCAAGAATGTCGCCATTCTGCGCGACATCAAGAACGATTACTCGGTTGGCCTTGCTGATGTGTTTGTTGAGAATTTCACCAAGATGGGGGGCCTGATCGTCTCCGATTTGAGCTACAGCGAAGGAGACACGGATTTCGGTGCTCAGCTCACCGCGATGAAGGCTAAAAAGCCAGAAGCCATCTTCATCCCTGGATATTACACTGAGGTCGGATTGATCGCCCGGCAAGCTCAGAAGCTGGGTATAACCATCCCCATGCTCGGTGGAGACGGCTGGGATTCGCCGAAGCTGTGGGAGATCGGTGGCGAAGCGCTCAACGGTTCTTATTATTCCAACCATACTTCCATGGACGATCCTAGTCCGGTCATTCAGAAGTTTGTTGCTGATTACAAAGCGCGTTTTAATGAGTTGCCGGATTCGCTGGGCGCGAACGCCTACGATTCAGCCCGTATCCTGGTCGATGCCATTCGCCGCGCCGGCACCACTGAGTCGGCAAAACTGCGCGATGCTCTGGCCCAGACGAAAGACTTTCCCGGAATTGCCGGCCCCATCACCATTGATGCCAACCGCAACGCGGTGAAACCGGCTGTCATCCTTCGCGTCAACAACGGGAAGCTGGATTTCGTTGAGAGAGTTACCCCGTAA
- a CDS encoding Do family serine endopeptidase, translated as MRQIYAWHGDRGSPPPQAPRTGGIYMENEVPVQVVMRGRRALPTLAIGITLAIGILVGTLVSRGVRAAQKSSGGTDAAQIELPSPVQLSTVFSKISKEIAPAVVNINTESSLRTTSQRGGQSPFGQQGPQGGDQQDMFERFFNFGPFGAEPPDMKQRSLGSGVIIDPKGYIMTNHHVVNKADKIKVKILDDPKVYDAKIVGSDQETDIAVIKIEADRPLKFAKVGNSNGMNVGDWVLAIGSPFGLDETVTAGIVSAKGRDIGSSQFQKFIQTDAAINPGNSGGPLVNMAGEVIGINTAIATGTGSYAGVGFAQPSNVAITVYNQIVKSGKVTRGSLGVSFQSNDQSPVLLRSLGASHGVVVTMVQPGGPAEKAGMKQGDVILSIGGHDVKDGDDLVATVADTPVGESVNVQIMRDRKEQTLKVAIGDRVKVFADRLGTGEAEGASSEEGAPAKFGISIQNLTPETAGRMGLGDAKGVLVTVVEPDSFADEVGLLRGDVILSVNHQDVNKVDDLLNIQKSLGAKADVVFLIKRVAGGQASTHYLAGTLP; from the coding sequence ATGCGGCAGATATATGCTTGGCATGGGGACCGGGGTTCCCCCCCCCCGCAAGCGCCACGGACCGGAGGCATTTATATGGAAAATGAAGTACCAGTTCAGGTTGTAATGAGAGGCCGTCGCGCCCTGCCCACCTTGGCTATTGGAATTACCTTGGCCATCGGCATATTGGTCGGCACGCTAGTCTCGCGCGGCGTGCGGGCGGCGCAGAAGTCTTCTGGTGGCACCGACGCGGCTCAGATTGAGTTGCCTTCGCCCGTTCAGTTGTCCACTGTTTTCTCGAAAATATCCAAGGAAATCGCGCCAGCAGTGGTTAACATCAACACCGAATCGTCGCTGCGGACGACCAGCCAGCGGGGCGGTCAGTCTCCTTTCGGCCAGCAGGGTCCGCAGGGGGGCGATCAGCAGGATATGTTCGAGCGGTTCTTCAATTTCGGTCCTTTTGGAGCTGAGCCGCCCGACATGAAACAGCGCAGCTTGGGCTCAGGTGTGATCATTGATCCCAAGGGCTACATCATGACGAATCACCATGTGGTGAACAAGGCGGACAAGATCAAGGTGAAGATTCTTGACGATCCCAAGGTCTATGACGCGAAGATTGTTGGATCGGATCAGGAAACCGACATTGCTGTTATCAAGATCGAGGCCGACAGGCCCTTGAAGTTCGCCAAGGTTGGAAACTCCAACGGCATGAACGTCGGCGATTGGGTCCTTGCCATCGGCAGCCCATTCGGTCTGGATGAGACCGTTACCGCCGGCATCGTCAGCGCCAAAGGCCGCGATATCGGCTCCAGTCAGTTCCAGAAGTTCATTCAAACCGATGCGGCTATTAACCCCGGCAACAGCGGTGGACCACTTGTGAATATGGCCGGCGAAGTCATCGGCATCAACACCGCCATCGCCACCGGTACGGGCAGCTATGCGGGCGTGGGATTCGCGCAGCCTTCGAACGTGGCCATCACGGTCTACAATCAAATCGTGAAGAGCGGTAAAGTAACGCGCGGCTCTCTCGGTGTTTCCTTCCAGAGCAACGACCAGAGCCCTGTGCTGCTGCGTTCGCTGGGAGCTTCCCACGGCGTAGTGGTTACCATGGTGCAGCCGGGTGGGCCTGCGGAAAAGGCCGGGATGAAGCAAGGCGACGTCATCCTCTCCATTGGAGGACATGATGTGAAGGATGGCGATGACCTTGTTGCCACCGTTGCCGATACACCCGTGGGCGAGTCTGTGAATGTTCAGATCATGCGCGATCGCAAGGAGCAAACTCTGAAGGTTGCGATCGGGGATCGCGTGAAAGTCTTTGCGGACCGGCTCGGCACTGGCGAAGCGGAAGGCGCAAGCAGTGAGGAAGGCGCGCCGGCGAAATTCGGCATTTCCATCCAGAACTTGACGCCGGAGACCGCTGGCCGCATGGGCCTCGGCGACGCCAAGGGCGTGCTGGTAACCGTCGTGGAGCCGGACAGCTTCGCCGACGAGGTGGGCCTGTTACGTGGCGACGTGATCCTGTCCGTCAACCATCAGGATGTGAACAAGGTGGACGACCTTCTTAACATCCAGAAGTCCCTGGGCGCGAAGGCGGATGTAGTGTTCCTGATCAAACGGGTTGCCGGAGGGCAGGCCAGCACCCATTATTTGGCTGGAACCCTGCCGTAA
- a CDS encoding branched-chain amino acid ABC transporter permease, with amino-acid sequence MRKWVYWLVAIAALAGLQASLKGLIGAYNYQIVILVGINIILAVSLNLINGVTGQFSIGHAGFYAVGAYASAAVVFYGGPSIRAAIAFLPAMAQDGVLLLLGSFAAAVVAGLAGLAVGIPSLRLRGDYLAIVTLGFGEIIRVLILNLDFIGGSRGFSGIPQLSNFFWVYLAVLITIISIHNLVHSSYGRAFVSVRDDEIAAEAMGVDTTRIKVMSFVISSMFAGIAGSLFGHYTMYLHPNSFLFTTSFNIIIMIVIGGLGSIEGAVLGAILITIILEVFREFGAMRLVNFSILLVLIMLYRPQGLLGTWTVFKKKGSAAPAN; translated from the coding sequence ATGAGGAAGTGGGTCTACTGGTTGGTCGCCATCGCCGCCCTGGCGGGCTTGCAAGCCAGCTTGAAAGGCCTGATTGGGGCCTACAACTACCAGATCGTCATCCTCGTCGGCATCAACATTATTCTCGCCGTCAGCCTGAATTTGATCAATGGAGTAACCGGCCAGTTTTCTATTGGCCACGCCGGATTTTACGCCGTCGGCGCGTATGCCTCCGCCGCAGTGGTCTTCTATGGCGGCCCCTCGATTCGCGCCGCAATCGCCTTCTTGCCGGCGATGGCGCAGGACGGCGTGCTGTTGCTGCTCGGGTCTTTCGCCGCTGCCGTCGTTGCTGGACTAGCCGGCTTGGCCGTGGGCATACCCTCGCTGCGTTTGCGAGGAGACTACTTGGCCATTGTCACTTTGGGATTTGGTGAGATCATTCGCGTGCTCATCCTGAACCTCGACTTCATCGGTGGCTCACGGGGCTTTTCAGGCATCCCGCAACTCAGCAATTTCTTCTGGGTATACCTTGCTGTTCTGATTACCATCATCTCCATACACAATCTAGTGCATTCCAGTTACGGCCGCGCCTTCGTTTCAGTTCGTGACGATGAGATTGCCGCCGAGGCCATGGGCGTTGATACCACGCGCATCAAAGTGATGTCGTTCGTCATCAGTTCCATGTTCGCGGGGATCGCCGGAAGCCTGTTCGGCCATTACACCATGTACCTGCATCCCAACTCGTTTCTGTTCACTACGTCATTCAACATCATCATCATGATTGTCATCGGGGGCCTCGGCAGCATTGAAGGCGCGGTGCTGGGAGCGATTCTCATCACCATCATCCTGGAAGTATTCCGCGAATTCGGAGCGATGCGCTTGGTCAACTTTTCAATCTTGCTGGTCTTGATCATGTTGTATCGGCCCCAGGGGTTGCTGGGCACATGGACCGTATTCAAGAAGAAGGGCAGCGCTGCTCCGGCGAATTAG
- a CDS encoding DNA topology modulation protein FlaR has product MAVRIHIIGGPGSGKTFAARQLSRRFGVPAYDLDDLFWNSSVQSYGLRASEAGREAKLTAILQQPDWIVEGVYYSWLRPSFERAQIIFALRPNVLLRDYRILKRFVGRKLWMVSTKREGVLDLLRLLSWNHRYDADNLAPAIAFIDGLQREVVTVESPSEILDQADAISSIDQAEVK; this is encoded by the coding sequence ATGGCCGTGCGCATCCACATCATTGGCGGGCCGGGAAGCGGAAAGACATTCGCGGCACGGCAACTCTCACGCCGCTTTGGTGTACCAGCATACGATCTGGATGACTTGTTTTGGAATTCTTCGGTGCAATCCTATGGATTGCGGGCTTCCGAGGCTGGCCGGGAAGCTAAACTCACGGCCATCCTTCAGCAGCCGGATTGGATTGTTGAAGGCGTTTATTACAGTTGGCTTCGTCCCAGCTTCGAAAGGGCGCAAATTATTTTCGCGTTGCGCCCTAACGTATTATTGCGCGATTATCGCATCCTGAAACGGTTTGTCGGTAGGAAACTGTGGATGGTATCCACGAAGCGTGAAGGAGTTCTCGACCTCTTGCGGCTTCTTTCATGGAACCACCGCTACGATGCAGACAATCTTGCCCCGGCTATAGCTTTCATTGATGGACTGCAGCGTGAGGTTGTGACCGTCGAATCTCCCAGTGAAATTCTCGATCAGGCCGATGCCATTTCCAGCATCGATCAAGCTGAGGTAAAGTAG
- a CDS encoding TatA/E family twin arginine-targeting protein translocase — protein MGNIGFPEMIVIFVVALLIFGPKRLPELGKSLGKGISEFRRASSDLKNTIEREIESAEIPQQSIKSAIEDVKQAATSAGNALTAAAEEVPKV, from the coding sequence ATGGGCAATATCGGATTCCCAGAGATGATTGTGATTTTCGTGGTGGCCCTGCTCATTTTTGGGCCAAAGCGCTTGCCGGAGTTGGGCAAGTCCCTGGGCAAGGGCATATCGGAGTTCCGCCGCGCCTCCTCTGACCTGAAGAACACCATCGAACGCGAGATAGAGAGCGCTGAAATTCCGCAGCAGTCCATCAAGTCAGCCATTGAGGATGTGAAGCAGGCAGCGACGTCCGCAGGAAATGCCCTTACCGCCGCCGCAGAAGAAGTTCCCAAGGTCTAG
- a CDS encoding cupin — protein sequence MKRHTTALFLMLTLLAAGASLAQQAAPHHFVHVPEKLAWKDAPASLPKGAQVAVLRGDPAQAGLFTMRLKFPAGYIVSPHWHTADEHVTVISGVLYIGAGEKYSEREVEAIRPGTLMVMPATHRHFAHFREETVLQLHGLGPWVVNYISPADDPRNMMQPRKETPSVALQK from the coding sequence ATGAAACGACATACAACTGCGCTGTTTCTGATGCTTACATTGCTGGCGGCGGGAGCGTCACTCGCCCAGCAAGCCGCGCCGCACCATTTCGTACATGTTCCGGAAAAGCTCGCTTGGAAAGACGCGCCCGCCTCGCTGCCCAAGGGCGCGCAAGTGGCGGTGCTGCGCGGCGACCCCGCGCAGGCCGGACTGTTCACCATGCGCCTGAAATTTCCCGCTGGGTATATCGTCTCGCCCCACTGGCACACCGCCGACGAACACGTCACGGTGATCTCCGGTGTGCTCTACATAGGCGCGGGGGAAAAGTACAGTGAACGTGAAGTGGAAGCCATCCGCCCCGGCACGCTGATGGTGATGCCTGCCACGCACCGCCACTTCGCGCACTTCCGCGAAGAAACCGTCCTGCAACTGCACGGCCTGGGACCCTGGGTGGTGAACTACATCAGCCCCGCCGACGACCCGCGAAACATGATGCAGCCGAGGAAAGAAACGCCCTCAGTTGCATTACAAAAATAG
- a CDS encoding BrnT family toxin — protein MRIEWDEQKERNNWRKHRVHFDVAARVFDDHHAVTAHDRVVDGEVRRQTIGVVPISTGGAMMLLVAHTAEDEEDNEVVRLISARKADAYERKTYESAQTK, from the coding sequence ATGCGCATAGAGTGGGATGAGCAAAAGGAGCGCAATAACTGGCGGAAGCACCGGGTTCACTTCGATGTGGCTGCGCGCGTCTTCGACGATCATCACGCGGTAACCGCGCACGACCGGGTTGTGGATGGAGAGGTGCGCCGGCAGACCATCGGTGTGGTTCCCATCTCGACGGGTGGGGCCATGATGCTGCTGGTTGCGCACACCGCAGAGGATGAGGAAGACAACGAGGTGGTCCGGCTCATCTCAGCGCGCAAGGCCGATGCCTACGAAAGGAAGACTTATGAATCAGCGCAGACGAAATAG
- a CDS encoding branched-chain amino acid ABC transporter permease — MATFLQQLINGISQGSAYALIALGYTMVYGVLRLINFAHGDVYMFGAYMGFYLANNKWIQSNVGTSTAGAVVVMVGAMALSAGLGIVIERFAYRPGRSGARFTLAFWLGIVGAGIGHLVRPNLFSLAVGAGVGIFLGVILEQAGLKPVRQNSRLSLLIIAIGVSLVMENGGQQVFGVDPKFFPQIISTTLWHVGELTIDSQKVIVLAVSILLMILLNLFVKYTKTGKAMRAVSFNLDAARLMGINTDRIIALTFAIGSALAAAGGILVSLLYPKIDPLMGIMPGLKAFVAAVLGGIGNITGAMLGGLIVGMAEVMAVGYGQSTYRDAIAFIILILILLLKPAGIMGKGVVEKV; from the coding sequence ATGGCCACTTTTCTGCAGCAGTTGATCAATGGCATCTCGCAGGGCAGCGCCTATGCGCTGATTGCACTCGGCTACACGATGGTCTACGGAGTGCTTCGGCTGATCAATTTCGCCCATGGCGACGTCTACATGTTCGGCGCTTACATGGGTTTTTATCTGGCCAATAATAAGTGGATTCAGTCGAACGTTGGAACCTCAACGGCCGGCGCTGTCGTGGTGATGGTGGGCGCGATGGCGCTTTCGGCGGGATTGGGTATAGTCATCGAGCGGTTCGCATATCGCCCCGGGCGAAGCGGCGCGCGCTTCACGCTGGCGTTTTGGCTCGGAATCGTTGGTGCCGGGATCGGGCATCTCGTCCGCCCCAACCTTTTTTCGCTCGCCGTCGGCGCGGGCGTCGGCATTTTTCTCGGAGTAATTCTTGAGCAAGCCGGCCTGAAACCGGTGCGACAAAACTCGCGTCTCTCGCTGCTGATAATCGCCATCGGAGTTTCGCTGGTCATGGAAAATGGTGGCCAGCAGGTATTCGGAGTCGACCCCAAATTTTTCCCGCAGATCATTTCCACCACGCTCTGGCATGTAGGAGAGCTGACCATCGATAGCCAGAAGGTGATCGTGCTGGCTGTCTCAATTCTATTGATGATCCTGCTGAACCTGTTTGTGAAGTACACCAAGACGGGCAAGGCCATGCGCGCCGTGTCTTTCAATTTGGATGCCGCCAGGTTGATGGGTATCAATACGGATCGCATCATTGCGCTGACCTTTGCGATCGGCTCGGCGCTGGCCGCCGCCGGAGGCATTCTTGTCTCGCTGTTGTATCCGAAAATCGATCCATTGATGGGCATCATGCCCGGCCTCAAGGCTTTTGTCGCGGCGGTGCTGGGAGGAATCGGCAACATCACCGGTGCCATGCTGGGCGGATTGATCGTGGGCATGGCCGAGGTTATGGCCGTTGGCTACGGACAATCCACTTACCGGGATGCCATCGCCTTCATCATTCTCATCTTGATATTGCTGCTGAAGCCCGCCGGAATTATGGGTAAGGGCGTGGTGGAAAAAGTATGA
- a CDS encoding ABC transporter ATP-binding protein, whose protein sequence is MSDVMLELKNVSSGYGAIEALKSVNLRIEQGEIVTLIGANGAGKSTTLRSITGLVPPVSGDILFEGRRLNDLPTHKIVALGISMAPEGRAIFANLTVAENLELGAYLQHDQAQNERQLDRVLTLFPRLAERRKQQGGTLSGGEQQMLAIGRALMSRPRLLLLDEPSLGLAPLLVHTIFAAIDAINKEGTTILLVEQNANAALKHSHRAYVLETGCIVMEGPSQQLASDPRVREAYLGEK, encoded by the coding sequence ATGTCCGATGTGATGCTGGAATTGAAAAATGTTTCTAGCGGCTACGGCGCTATTGAGGCGCTGAAGTCAGTGAACCTGCGCATCGAGCAGGGGGAGATCGTTACCCTAATCGGGGCCAACGGCGCCGGCAAATCCACCACGCTGCGCAGCATCACCGGGCTTGTCCCGCCCGTCTCCGGCGACATCCTGTTTGAAGGCCGGCGGCTGAACGATCTACCCACTCACAAAATAGTCGCGCTCGGCATCTCGATGGCCCCGGAGGGCCGCGCGATTTTTGCCAATCTCACTGTCGCGGAAAACCTGGAGTTGGGCGCATACCTACAGCACGATCAAGCCCAGAACGAAAGGCAGTTGGATCGAGTTCTCACCCTGTTTCCGCGCCTGGCGGAACGGCGGAAGCAACAGGGTGGAACTTTGAGTGGAGGCGAGCAGCAGATGCTGGCCATCGGGCGCGCGCTAATGTCGCGCCCGCGTCTGCTGCTGCTCGACGAGCCGTCGCTAGGTCTGGCGCCGCTGCTGGTGCATACAATATTTGCCGCGATTGACGCCATCAATAAAGAGGGCACCACCATCCTGCTGGTGGAGCAGAACGCCAACGCCGCGCTGAAGCATTCGCATCGCGCCTACGTGCTGGAGACCGGCTGCATCGTCATGGAAGGCCCATCCCAACAATTGGCCAGCGATCCGCGCGTAAGAGAAGCCTACCTCGGCGAGAAATGA